One region of Anaeromyxobacter paludicola genomic DNA includes:
- a CDS encoding YggS family pyridoxal phosphate-dependent enzyme has translation MSGIAERLGAIRAGLPERVTLVAVSKTQPPEAVREAYAAGQRHFGENYAQEWRAKADALADLPELVWHFIGGLQTNKVKYLAGRVGYVHTLDRLELARELSRRFAARGASVRVLLEVNVAGEAAKAGCAPAEVGALADAVRGLPALELRGLMCIPPAEGDPRPHFAALRRMNEALGLPDLSMGMSGDYLAAVAEGATLVRVGTAIFGARAPRAG, from the coding sequence GTGAGCGGGATCGCCGAGCGGCTGGGCGCGATCCGCGCCGGCCTCCCGGAGCGGGTCACGCTGGTCGCGGTCTCGAAGACGCAGCCGCCCGAGGCGGTGCGCGAGGCCTACGCCGCCGGGCAGCGCCACTTCGGCGAGAACTACGCGCAGGAGTGGCGCGCCAAGGCCGACGCGCTCGCCGATCTCCCCGAGCTCGTCTGGCACTTCATCGGCGGGCTCCAGACCAACAAGGTGAAGTACCTCGCCGGCCGGGTGGGCTACGTGCACACGCTGGACCGGCTCGAGCTCGCCCGCGAGCTCTCGAGGCGCTTCGCGGCGCGCGGCGCCTCCGTGCGCGTGCTCCTCGAGGTGAACGTGGCCGGCGAGGCCGCCAAGGCGGGCTGCGCGCCGGCCGAGGTCGGGGCGCTCGCCGACGCGGTGCGGGGCCTGCCGGCGCTCGAGCTGCGCGGGCTCATGTGCATCCCGCCGGCCGAGGGCGATCCCCGCCCCCACTTCGCGGCGCTGCGCCGGATGAACGAGGCGCTCGGGCTGCCCGACCTCTCGATGGGGATGAGCGGGGACTACCTCGCGGCCGTCGCGGAGGGGGCGACGCTGGTGCGGGTCGGGACGGCCATCTTCGGGGCGCGGGCGCCCAGGGCCGGCTAG
- a CDS encoding transcription elongation factor 1 family protein has protein sequence MAFDPHEMDDDDPGSKDGAGPQRKYTEFDCPECNANNPVDDPIADGAELRCNYCGEEFRAHLTDEGRLKLRLL, from the coding sequence ATGGCCTTCGACCCGCACGAGATGGACGACGACGACCCCGGCAGCAAGGACGGCGCGGGGCCGCAGCGGAAGTACACCGAGTTCGACTGCCCGGAGTGCAACGCCAACAACCCGGTGGACGACCCGATCGCCGACGGGGCGGAGCTTCGCTGCAACTACTGCGGCGAGGAGTTCAGGGCCCACTTGACCGACGAGGGCCGCCTCAAGCTGCGGCTGCTCTGA
- a CDS encoding Maf family protein, translating into MPGILTLASASPRRRELLESLGLALEVRPAHADERQLPGEAARAYVARVAAEKARAVDGALVLAADTAVVVDGAVLGKPTSPEDARRMLRTLSGRDHEVLTGVCLRVRGGPERGLVVSSAVRFARLSVAQIDWYVATGEPLDKAGAYAVQGLGGAFVREVEGSVTNIVGLPVAETLALLAEVGHPLPWSGP; encoded by the coding sequence GTGCCCGGCATCCTCACGCTCGCCTCGGCGAGCCCGCGCCGGCGGGAGCTGCTCGAGTCGCTCGGGCTCGCGCTGGAGGTCCGCCCGGCGCACGCCGACGAGCGGCAGCTCCCCGGCGAGGCGGCCCGCGCCTACGTGGCCCGGGTCGCCGCCGAGAAGGCCCGCGCCGTGGACGGCGCGCTGGTCCTCGCCGCCGACACCGCGGTGGTGGTGGACGGCGCGGTCCTCGGCAAGCCCACCTCGCCCGAGGACGCCCGCCGCATGCTGCGGACGCTCTCGGGGCGGGACCACGAGGTGCTGACCGGCGTCTGCCTGCGCGTGCGCGGCGGGCCCGAGCGCGGCCTGGTGGTCTCGAGCGCGGTGAGGTTCGCCCGCCTCTCGGTCGCGCAGATCGACTGGTACGTCGCCACCGGCGAGCCGCTCGACAAGGCCGGCGCCTACGCGGTGCAGGGGCTCGGCGGCGCCTTCGTGCGCGAGGTGGAGGGCAGCGTCACGAACATCGTGGGGCTGCCGGTCGCGGAGACGCTGGCGCTGCTCGCCGAGGTGGGCCATCCCCTCCCCTGGAGCGGGCCGTGA
- a CDS encoding DUF3108 domain-containing protein has translation MIVRLIAALAVFTTTALAAPGQEPITPGEQIDLAVEYLHVHAGQARISVGKAEGSIWPIVLQGRTEGISGMLDIREHLVSYWDSEARLPRGSDSNSIEIGDRHSDRSRFDREAGKLYVQTHRPGKLLERTFDVPPAVQDMAGALMYLRLQPLAPGARYEFPVFVNAQSFPLVAEVVGRERVETPAGAWDAVKVRVRSEMKGSFHSRETWLWLSDDPRHVPVKISADFAVGSVVATLRGYKAGGEVARR, from the coding sequence ATGATCGTCCGCCTGATCGCCGCCCTTGCCGTCTTCACGACGACCGCCCTGGCGGCGCCCGGACAGGAGCCGATCACGCCCGGCGAGCAGATCGACCTCGCCGTCGAGTACCTCCACGTGCACGCCGGCCAGGCTCGCATCAGCGTCGGCAAGGCGGAGGGGAGCATCTGGCCCATCGTCCTGCAGGGCCGGACGGAGGGGATCTCGGGGATGCTCGACATCCGCGAGCACCTCGTCAGCTACTGGGACTCGGAGGCCCGGCTGCCGCGGGGCTCGGACAGCAACTCCATCGAGATCGGCGACCGCCACTCCGATCGCTCCCGCTTCGACCGGGAGGCCGGGAAGCTGTACGTCCAGACCCACCGCCCGGGGAAGCTGCTGGAGCGGACCTTCGACGTGCCGCCGGCGGTGCAGGACATGGCCGGCGCCCTCATGTACCTGCGGCTGCAGCCGCTCGCCCCCGGCGCCCGCTACGAGTTCCCGGTCTTCGTGAACGCGCAGAGCTTCCCGCTCGTGGCGGAGGTCGTCGGCCGGGAGCGCGTCGAGACGCCCGCCGGGGCGTGGGACGCCGTCAAGGTGCGCGTGCGCTCGGAGATGAAGGGGAGCTTCCACAGCCGAGAGACCTGGCTCTGGCTCTCCGACGATCCCCGGCACGTGCCGGTGAAGATCAGCGCCGACTTCGCGGTGGGGAGCGTCGTCGCCACGCTCCGGGGCTACAAGGCCGGGGGCGAGGTCGCCCGCCGCTGA